The DNA window TTACATACATATTCTTACTGATACGATCAACAAATCCTATTTTTTCCAGAAATGAAAGAAACATATTCGACGATGACACTGCAATCTGATAATTGATTTTCGAATATTCCCGAATCTCCTCGATAGAAATCGCCTGATTCATCAATTGCAAATATGCGCTGATTGTTATACATGCATCGGCTGTTTTTCCCGGCATGTATCCGATCGCCATTCTTTTTTTCTCTGTTGGTGCAGGCTTTAAGGCACTTGCCCATTCTGACATTGGAAGCTGGGTTTCCAGAAGTGTTTCGTCCGGTTCTTCCTCTGTCTCTGACGGCATAGTAACCTCTATCTGCTGCAGAAATTCCTGTCCTTTTTGTGTCAGACTATACTCCAGTTTATATTCTTCAAACCGAACCATATCCACATCCCGAAACCATTTGATCCGGTTATGAATTTCAGAATTTGTTTTCCAGTTCAAATGATATTCTTCTGCAATTTTCAGGAGTTCCTGTGAGTTTTTTGGTTTTTGAAGATAGAATAATATTTCTCCCATAAATACAATTGTTGAACAGAAAACAGCGGTAGAAAAGCAACTATCCTGTCGTTCCAAAACCATTTCTCCTAATTCTGTCAGCGTCCACACCTGTTTCTCTTTATTAACCAGACCAATCGGACGGATCCATTCACACATTCGACCTAAGGTGGCTGTGCTGTTGCTTCCTTCAATATTAAGCATTATATTTGCTGATTTACCGTCCTTGACCATTTTCAGAATATAGTACAACACTTTATCCTGCCCCATATCTCCACTGGGCAGTTTTGGCATTCCAAATGCTTTTTGTTTCCATTCTCTGTTTTCCGGATATTCACTATTTGTCATTTGTTTTTCCCCCACTATATCACATACATTGGCAACATGTGTAATGAACTTATTTTTGCTTAAAAATCATTTAAACTCCGCCCATCCCGTCATAATACTTCCGCAAATCTTCCCTCATCTGTCTCCGCACTCTTTCCCAGTCTTCCTCTTTCATTTGTCCAAACAGCGCATGGTTCATCGAAATCACGCTCAAATCTTTCGAATAATACAGAAATCTCTTTCTTTCAAATTTTTCAAATGGATTCGTAAGCATATTTCTCTGCACCGCTTTTCGGTCTTTCAGCATTTTTTCATCATACGGGCAGGTGCTTCGATCCACCTGGAGTCCTCTGGCCAATCTGTCCTGATAAAAGGCAATATAATCATCCAGAACATCTTCTATTTTCGCGTCTCCGATAGCATCTATATGTTTCACAATCGCCAGCAGGAACGGCATTTTATACGAAAGTGAGTAATCTCTTTCTTCCAGGAATTCAAAGAAATCTTCTTTGATCGTACTGTCATTATGTTCTTTGATGTTTAATTCTTTCCGGTATTTTTCGACATCGTCCGGACTGAACAGGTAAATGGATTTGTTGCCGAACCGGTATTCTACACTCGGCACGATCTTTTTCTTTTTGACCCAGCTTGTCACGGTTCCAGTACTGACGAAATATTCTCTGGCAACCTGTTCCTGACTGAGATAATCGCCATATTTTTCCTCGAAAGAATTGATATCGACTTCCATGATACGTTCAATTCTTTCTTTCAGCCCATCGATAACAACCATATCTCCGGGTGTATAATCTGTTTTTATAATATCTCCAAACGGCACATAATATGAATTGGCAAAGATCGTGTGCATATTACAGGCTTTGATCATTGCACCATACTCGTCCACCACATCGATAACGATAATATTTTTCTTTGTATCCGTTTTCCGCAGTCCTCTTCCAATCTGCTGCAGATAGAGCACTTTGGAAAGCCCCTGTGTGTTAGGATAGTTGTCAGTGAAAGATAATTACTTTTGTGGTAGTATAGAGCCATCACAGGAAGGAGCTTTCACTATGAACTATAGTCCAGAATTAAAGGATGCACTCCTTAGAAGGATGCTTCCACCAAACAATGAATCCATTACCAAGATTTCCAGGGAAGAAGGTATCTCTGAACAGACACTTCGTAACTGGCGGGATAAAGCCAGAAAGGAAGGTTATGCCGCTCCTGGTACAGATGCTGTCCCTGACGACTGGAGCACACAGGACAAATTTTTAGTTGTCGTTGAAACAGCAAGCATGAATGAGACGGAACTTGCTGAGTATGCCCGTAAAAAAGGACTTTATATTGAACAGATCAAAGCCTGGAAAGATGCCTGCATGAATGCAAATGGCGGTATCGCGAAGGAAGCTTCCCGGCTTAACCGTGAACTCAAGGATTCTGAAAAAGAACGCAGAAAACTTGAAAAAGAATTACAGCGCAAGGAAAAAGCTCTTGCGGAAGCGGCAGCTTTACTTGTACTGTCAAAAAAAGCAAATGCGATCTGGGGGGATCCAGAGGACGAATGATCAGCGCCCCAGACCGCGAAACTGCTGTACTGCTGATCGATGAGGCCATTGCATCGGGGGCTACCTGCAAAAAGGCATGTGACCGTCTCGGGATCACGGAACGGACTTTCTACCGTTGGAAAAAACGAAAGACAGATACGGATTCCTATGGGGATGGACGTCCTTCAGCAGATCACTCGGATCCTGCAAATAAGATATCGGCAGAGATACGCCGGGAGATCATAAGTATCTGTAACAGGCCAGAATACGCAAGCATGGCACCATGTGAGATCGTTCCTGCATTAGCCGATGAGGGGATTTATGTTGCCTCTGAATCAACCTTTTACCGTGTATTGCGGGAAGAAAAAATGTTAAATCATCGTGGACGCAGCGAAGCACCAAAACACAACCGTCCATCTACATACAGCGCAACAGCTCCGAATCAGGTGTATATGTGGGATATCACTTATCTGAATGGACCACATAAAGGGATGTTTTATTACCTGTACCTTTTTTCAGACCTTTATGACCGTAGTATCGTTGGCTGGGAAGTCTACGAAGAAGAAAGTGCAGACTGTGCCAGCAGCTTGATCAAAAGGATCTGTCTGAAACAAGGCCGGCTCACTACAGAACCGTTAGTGTTACATTCTGATAACGGCTCACCCATGAAAGGGGCAACAATGCTGGCGACACTGTATCAGCTTGGAATCACCCCTTCAAACAGCAGACCGCGTGTGAGCAATGATAATCCATACGCCGAAAGCCTATTCAAAACGCTGAAGTATCGTCCGAATTATCAGCCCAAAGGATTTGGAACACTGGAAGAGGCACGGGAATGGGTCAGCCTGTTTGTAAAGTGGTATAACCACGATCACCATCACAGTGGGTTGAAGTTTCTTACTCCATACCAGCGCCGCAGCGGCTTGTCTGATAAGATACTGGCCAAACGCAAAGAGGTCTACGAAGCTGCCAAAGCAGAGCATCCAGAACGTTGGAATGGACGTGCAACCCGTGACTGGAGTCTTCCAGATACAGTGTATCTGAATCCGGATAAGATGCCGGAGCAGCTTGAAACAGAAGCTGAAAAGACTGCTGTATCATAAAAATCAATTCATTCAAAATGCTAGCGCTCAAGCAGGGTTCTGTGCCTGACGTGATTGCCAATAAATTAGATCATTTATTGATACTCACGTCAGGTACAGAACAATATCTGATAACCTGCACGAACAAAAAATATAAATTTTTACTGACAACTACCTTGACAATCAGCGAAGCGTAGGTCTTGCCATAACGAGAATTCCCAGTTCCGGATAGTCCCAGCCCTCGGAGATCATATTACAGGCACACAAAAACCGAATCTTCTTCTGTTTAAAATCTGCCATAACAGCCGCCGGATTCTTTGTCTGTCTGGTGTAGCTGGCTGCAGTGATATTGGCTTTGTTGAGTAGTTTTGCCATCTCATTTGCATGGGCAACATTGACACAAAAGATGACTCCCTGCCGTCTGGCAGCTTCTCCGTCTCCAAAATATTCCTGAAGGACATTGACAATCAGCTCATTTCTTGAAGTAACCCGTATTCTTTTTTCAAGATCTGCATTGATATAGTCTTTTCCGTTGAATCGGACTTTTGAAAGATCAATATTTGTTTCGATCCTGTAAACATTTGCCCGGGCAACGATTCCTTTTTCCATGGCTTCTTTTAAGGATAACGAAGTGGAGTATGTTCCGAAAACTGTTTCCAGTTTTTTCTTATCCGGACGCTGATCCGTTGCGGTAAGTCCAACCGTAAAATCCGCCTCATAATACTGAATCACTCTTTTCAGCATCGGTGCAACCGCATGATGCGCCTCATCCACTACGATATAATTGTAATAATCTGCTGGAAATTCCGTATAATGTCTGCACATATAGGCATAGGTTCTGATCTCAATTTTCTCTGCCAGTTCCGGTACGGATTCCTGTACTCTTGCCCTCCAGTCCGCAAGAATATTGATTCCCGGAACCAGTATCAGTCCTCTGAATCCCGGTTTTTCTTTTGCAAATTCGCGCAGGTCTTCCTCTACAATCCTGGATTTTCCGGATGCCGTTGGTAATACGATCAAAAATGCTTTGATACCTGCCATTCTACGTTTTTGTATTTCCTGTAAACTGATCGTCTGGTGTTCATATAATTCCACTTTTCTGTCGATTTTCAATCCGTCATCGACAAATGCTGTGGTATCTTTTCCGAAATATTGTTTGATATCATCTTCGATTCGATTTTGAAACGCACAATCTTCTTTTGAAAATCGGAACAGTTTGATTCCCCATAAAACACAGGTATTCTGTTTCTTCAACTGTTTTTTGTATTTTTCTTCTCCGATAATCTGTGGATGATGAAAACTCAGTCCATTTTCTTCTACAGCGTATCTTTCATTCTGTGTTCTGATAAAATAATCGAGAAAATAATTGTTTCCGTTTTCATCACAGATTCCATATTCGCGTGTCAAATATCTGAGCGCATTCATACCGTAGGTATTTGAAAAGCTATCCTCAAAATGGATCTCCAGAGGTGATGCATCCGCCTGTTCTGCCCGGTCCCCAACGGTTATCCTGTAATCTTCAGGTAATGTCATTTCATCGTTAGCAAGATAGCTGTCAACTTCAGACTGTATATAACCTAAGAAACGAAAAACTCTTTTAAACTGATGGATATAACTGTTCTGTTTGTTTGTAATAAGCATATAAGAAAAAACAGGCTCACCCGGGTTATGGTCACAAATATTTTCATCAATAATGACCATATCGATGCCATTATCATAAAATCTTGATATTCCACCATTCGGGTAGTTCACCTGTTCTCTCAAAGAAAAATCTGTATGTTGTATCAGAAAATTATCGCTATCTGCTGCTCTCACCATATTCTCTGTCTCCATTATTTTAAATCCGTATTAAAAATGATGCATTATTTTATATTATAGCATATAACAGGTAATGTTTCCAAAGCTTTTCGACATTTTATAGTGTATTTTGCTATTTTATTCGACACTTCTCGACAAATTATTATTTATTTTTCCAATTCATATTGTTTTCCAGATGTTTCTTTCCATAATCAAAATTGCTCCACTGGATCAATTATCGATATGAAATGCAATAAAACCGCTATTACCGTTCTTCCAGATAATAGCGGTTTATAGCAACCTGTTCTTTACTTTCGCTCCATCTCTTCTCCCACTCTCTCCAGCAAATGTCCAATTGCAAACATCACCGTCTCATAATGCATATACTCCAGAATGTTCCGGTCCACCAGCACCTGCAAACTCGCTGGGAATTCGTCATCGGATTCCCAGAATCTCAGTACGACAAGCAGAAACGAAAACATTTCCAGCTGATAAGCCACATCGTCTTTTTCCATCTTAATCCCATGCAGCCGCTCGCAGGCTTTTGCAAGTTCTGCAGTCTTTCCATCGAATTTCTTTCCTGCATCCTTGAAAAAGTTACTGTCATTTGCCAGATTTCCTCCCCGCACCGTAGAAAGGCTGCCGATATGAACCCATTCATGGGCGGGATGACAGTATTCTTTGGAATTACACAGGACATCGTAAATTGTCATGGCTTCGTTGTAATTTGCATTTTCTTCCGTCTGGAATTCATCCACAGACCAGGTGATTCCTCCGGTGATGCGGTTAATCCGGTATTTTCTTCCTACAAAGAAAATATAGAGATACTTTTCATCATGCTCCAGAGCAAATTTCCGGATCATTTTTTCCTGATCGTATTCCAGGAAATGGGAGGACATACGGTCTTTCATCGTTTCATAGTTTGACATGTCGATTTTTCCTTTCTATGGATCATATATTATCCAAAATCTGGATTTTTTACTTGTTTTGGATAATATGTTATCTATAAAAATCATATCACATCAAATAAAATTTGCAATTTTAATTCCATCTTCAGCCACCGCGTTAATCACCAGTTTCTTATGAAGGAAAAGATTTTCGTTCATTGCTCGAACAACCAAAAACAGAGTATTTTCAAATTTTGTTGTATCTCAAAATCAAAAATACTCTGTTTCTCTTAAATTATATATTTCTTATCACTGTTATTATCTTTTACACAGCCTCCACAACCGCAGACGGTGTTGCAAAGTTTCTGGCAGCTTCGCCTAATTTTACATATCCCTGATTATCCAGAGCTTCTTCTGCGATACTTACGCAGTTGTCTGCAGCTCGGTCCAGGTTGTAGAGGATGCCGGAGAAGTAGCCGGTCATCGCCGGATCGCATTTCTGATTCTTTACGCGGTTCAAGTGGGCTTTGTTGAATTTCTTTTCTGCTTTATGCAGTTTCTTTTTATTTTTAAATACCAGTTCCGCTTCCTCTTCGCTGCCCTGTTTTACCGCTGTCATCGCCTGACGCAGCAGAGACAGAAGGACATCGATACAATTTTCAATCTCCTTACCGGCTTCCTCGGAAAAGCTCATGCCATCGTCCTGGATTTTCATCCAGATGCTGTCGATATCCTGACACCGGTCGGCGATACGTTCGATATTGTTGGTTACATACAGAAGTCCTGCTGTTTGTTCAGACTGAAGCTCTGTCAGATTACCACTGGAAAACAATTTGGTGATATAGTCCGTGATTTCTTCCTGCAGGTGCTGGACGATATCCAGCTGATTTTTGAATTTTTCATATGCAGCTGAGGTCTTTTTCTGATTCAGAGAACCTTTCAGGCTGTTCAGCATATGTACGGCAAATCCTGCCAGATTCTCCAGTTCCTGAGATACCAGATACATCGCAGCCACCGGCTGATCAATCACTTTGTTATCCAGATACTTCGGTTCATAAACTACACCTGTGTTCTTATCTTCTCCGCGTATAATCGTGGTAACGATCTTCACCATAATCGGGATCAGCGGCAGCCATACCAGCGTACAGACCACGTTGAATGTCGTATGTGCATTGGCAATCTGGCGGGAGATCACATCGATCTCATTTCCTTTTGGAGAGATATAACGTATAAATTGTGCAAACCACGGAATGATCCAGATAAATACGCAGGTACCCGTGATATTGAAAAAGCTGTGTGCAATTGCGGTACGTTTTGCATCTTTGGATTGTCCGATGGATGCCAGAAGTGCTGTGATCGTCGTACCGATATTATCGCCAAGCAAAATCGGAATCGCTCCTGTCAGTCCGATCACGCTGCTGACACCGTCCGGTCCTGCCTGGGAAGCAAAGCTCTGAAGGACTGCGATCGTTGCAGAGGAACTCTGTACCACCAGAGTCATCACCGCACCGAGGACAACACCCAGCACCGGAACAGAAGATACTTTTCCCATCAGATCTACAAAGATCGGGCTTCCTGCCAGTGGTTTCATAACGCTGCCCATGATCTCGATTCCTTCAAACAAAAGTCCGAAAGAAAAGATAACCATACCAATATTTTTAACCTTTTCTTTTTTCCCTAAGAAGTTCAGCATGAATCCGATGAAGATCAACGGATAAATGTAATCACTGATTTTGAATGCCATCAGCTGGGCAGTCATCGTCGTACCGATGTTGGCTCCAAAGATAACGGAAATCGCCTGTGGCAGGCTCATCAGTCCGGCACTTACAAAGCCGATGACCATAACGGTAGTTGCCGAACTGCTCTGTAACACAGCCGTAACCAGGGCTCCGGCCAGCGCTCCCATGATCGGATTCTTCGTGAGAAATTCCAGAATCTTCTTCATCTTTTCTCCGGCTGCCTTTTGCAGCGCATCACTCATACTGTTCATTCCATAAAGGAACAGCGCCAACCCACCAATCAGCCCAAATACTACTTTTACATTTTCATTCATTTTGTGTTCTCCCTTTTCCGACAGCTGTCTGCTGCTCGATTCTTGAAATCATCTGTAAAATCTCTGTTATGAATCTGTATAATTCATTTACGGTTTACAGTATAGTGGGAGAACGCATATGGCTCTATCATGGTATTGTATGATTTTCGTTAAATCTGTGTAAAGCTGGTAGTTAGTTCCTGTTAACTCCAGTTAAAAGG is part of the Blautia faecicola genome and encodes:
- a CDS encoding DEAD/DEAH box helicase, whose amino-acid sequence is MLYLQQIGRGLRKTDTKKNIIVIDVVDEYGAMIKACNMHTIFANSYYVPFGDIIKTDYTPGDMVVIDGLKERIERIMEVDINSFEEKYGDYLSQEQVAREYFVSTGTVTSWVKKKKIVPSVEYRFGNKSIYLFSPDDVEKYRKELNIKEHNDSTIKEDFFEFLEERDYSLSYKMPFLLAIVKHIDAIGDAKIEDVLDDYIAFYQDRLARGLQVDRSTCPYDEKMLKDRKAVQRNMLTNPFEKFERKRFLYYSKDLSVISMNHALFGQMKEEDWERVRRQMREDLRKYYDGMGGV
- a CDS encoding IS3 family transposase (programmed frameshift), whose amino-acid sequence is MNYSPELKDALLRRMLPPNNESITKISREEGISEQTLRNWRDKARKEGYAAPGTDAVPDDWSTQDKFLVVVETASMNETELAEYARKKGLYIEQIKAWKDACMNANGGIAKEASRLNRELKDSEKERRKLEKELQRKEKALAEAAALLVLSKKAKCDLGGSRGRMISAPDRETAVLLIDEAIASGATCKKACDRLGITERTFYRWKKRKTDTDSYGDGRPSADHSDPANKISAEIRREIISICNRPEYASMAPCEIVPALADEGIYVASESTFYRVLREEKMLNHRGRSEAPKHNRPSTYSATAPNQVYMWDITYLNGPHKGMFYYLYLFSDLYDRSIVGWEVYEEESADCASSLIKRICLKQGRLTTEPLVLHSDNGSPMKGATMLATLYQLGITPSNSRPRVSNDNPYAESLFKTLKYRPNYQPKGFGTLEEAREWVSLFVKWYNHDHHHSGLKFLTPYQRRSGLSDKILAKRKEVYEAAKAEHPERWNGRATRDWSLPDTVYLNPDKMPEQLETEAEKTAVS
- a CDS encoding DEAD/DEAH box helicase encodes the protein MVRAADSDNFLIQHTDFSLREQVNYPNGGISRFYDNGIDMVIIDENICDHNPGEPVFSYMLITNKQNSYIHQFKRVFRFLGYIQSEVDSYLANDEMTLPEDYRITVGDRAEQADASPLEIHFEDSFSNTYGMNALRYLTREYGICDENGNNYFLDYFIRTQNERYAVEENGLSFHHPQIIGEEKYKKQLKKQNTCVLWGIKLFRFSKEDCAFQNRIEDDIKQYFGKDTTAFVDDGLKIDRKVELYEHQTISLQEIQKRRMAGIKAFLIVLPTASGKSRIVEEDLREFAKEKPGFRGLILVPGINILADWRARVQESVPELAEKIEIRTYAYMCRHYTEFPADYYNYIVVDEAHHAVAPMLKRVIQYYEADFTVGLTATDQRPDKKKLETVFGTYSTSLSLKEAMEKGIVARANVYRIETNIDLSKVRFNGKDYINADLEKRIRVTSRNELIVNVLQEYFGDGEAARRQGVIFCVNVAHANEMAKLLNKANITAASYTRQTKNPAAVMADFKQKKIRFLCACNMISEGWDYPELGILVMARPTLR
- a CDS encoding DUF3786 domain-containing protein codes for the protein MSNYETMKDRMSSHFLEYDQEKMIRKFALEHDEKYLYIFFVGRKYRINRITGGITWSVDEFQTEENANYNEAMTIYDVLCNSKEYCHPAHEWVHIGSLSTVRGGNLANDSNFFKDAGKKFDGKTAELAKACERLHGIKMEKDDVAYQLEMFSFLLVVLRFWESDDEFPASLQVLVDRNILEYMHYETVMFAIGHLLERVGEEMERK
- a CDS encoding Na/Pi cotransporter family protein, whose translation is MNENVKVVFGLIGGLALFLYGMNSMSDALQKAAGEKMKKILEFLTKNPIMGALAGALVTAVLQSSSATTVMVIGFVSAGLMSLPQAISVIFGANIGTTMTAQLMAFKISDYIYPLIFIGFMLNFLGKKEKVKNIGMVIFSFGLLFEGIEIMGSVMKPLAGSPIFVDLMGKVSSVPVLGVVLGAVMTLVVQSSSATIAVLQSFASQAGPDGVSSVIGLTGAIPILLGDNIGTTITALLASIGQSKDAKRTAIAHSFFNITGTCVFIWIIPWFAQFIRYISPKGNEIDVISRQIANAHTTFNVVCTLVWLPLIPIMVKIVTTIIRGEDKNTGVVYEPKYLDNKVIDQPVAAMYLVSQELENLAGFAVHMLNSLKGSLNQKKTSAAYEKFKNQLDIVQHLQEEITDYITKLFSSGNLTELQSEQTAGLLYVTNNIERIADRCQDIDSIWMKIQDDGMSFSEEAGKEIENCIDVLLSLLRQAMTAVKQGSEEEAELVFKNKKKLHKAEKKFNKAHLNRVKNQKCDPAMTGYFSGILYNLDRAADNCVSIAEEALDNQGYVKLGEAARNFATPSAVVEAV